In Aurantimicrobium minutum, the following proteins share a genomic window:
- a CDS encoding electron transfer flavoprotein subunit alpha/FixB family protein, giving the protein MSNILALVELNSSGKLSSTTPSLIASATKLGTPVAVVVTSPGSGSALATELGELGAAQVILAESADAATALVTPAVAALQEAISSSSPVAVLIPNTVNGREVAGRLAVRTGSSVLVDAVDLTQSSGNVVATHSVFGGGYTVEAQTAGGLVIATVRQGSSDGRTAVSSPAVSTISISVDTSKTGVIDSTHSETSSSSRPELRGAEKVVSGGRGLGSAEKFVLVEQLADTLGAAVGASRAAVDAGFIPQSHQVGQTGVTVSPQLYVALGISGAIQHRAGMQTADTIIAINKDGDAPIFDVADFGVVGDVFTVVPQLISAIEARR; this is encoded by the coding sequence ATGTCGAACATTCTCGCCCTCGTTGAACTCAACAGCTCAGGCAAGCTCAGTTCCACAACACCATCGCTAATTGCCAGCGCGACAAAATTGGGCACTCCTGTTGCCGTAGTTGTGACAAGTCCTGGTTCTGGGTCCGCACTGGCAACAGAACTGGGAGAGTTGGGGGCAGCCCAGGTTATTCTGGCTGAAAGTGCCGATGCTGCAACCGCACTAGTCACCCCAGCAGTTGCTGCCTTGCAGGAAGCAATAAGCTCAAGCTCCCCGGTCGCAGTCTTGATCCCCAACACCGTTAATGGACGAGAGGTTGCTGGCCGTCTGGCCGTTCGCACGGGCTCCTCTGTGTTGGTTGATGCGGTTGATCTGACACAGTCTTCAGGAAATGTTGTAGCTACCCACTCCGTTTTCGGTGGTGGTTACACCGTTGAGGCGCAGACTGCTGGTGGTCTCGTCATCGCGACGGTTCGTCAAGGTTCTTCAGACGGACGCACTGCTGTTTCTTCACCCGCTGTTTCGACTATCTCGATCTCCGTTGACACGTCGAAGACCGGAGTGATTGACAGCACTCATTCTGAGACGTCAAGTTCATCACGACCCGAACTTCGTGGAGCTGAAAAGGTTGTCTCTGGAGGTCGCGGTCTTGGCTCTGCCGAAAAGTTTGTTCTGGTTGAACAGCTCGCCGATACTTTAGGTGCCGCAGTTGGTGCCTCTCGCGCAGCAGTTGATGCTGGATTTATCCCACAATCACACCAGGTAGGCCAAACGGGTGTGACGGTTTCGCCGCAACTCTATGTGGCCCTGGGTATTTCGGGAGCTATCCAGCATCGTGCAGGAATGCAAACCGCAGACACCATCATCGCCATCAACAAAGATGGAGATGCCCCCATCTTTGACGTTGCAGACTTTGGTGTTGTCGGTGATGTGTTTACCGTGGTGCCACAACTCATTTCTGCCATTGAGGCTCGTCGATGA
- a CDS encoding electron transfer flavoprotein subunit beta/FixA family protein — protein MKIVVLMKQVPDTWGERKLDSVTGWVERSGDNVIDEINERALEVALSYKDTDKSAEVVVMTMAPDNVSESIKKALAMGCDSAVHITDAALAGADAAYTAAVLSAALKELGPDLVIAGNESTDGRGGIVPSMIAEHLDVAHLGMLGNISITNASVAGIRLLEDGTQEVHAALPAVISVNESNPDARFPSFKGIMGAKKKPVSTKSVAELSLSKPKGSTSILSATARPARTAGTKITDDGTAGEQLAEFLVSNRLI, from the coding sequence GTGAAAATCGTTGTCCTTATGAAGCAAGTCCCAGATACCTGGGGCGAGCGCAAGCTCGATTCCGTGACCGGATGGGTTGAACGAAGTGGCGACAACGTTATTGATGAAATCAACGAGCGTGCACTTGAAGTCGCACTCTCCTACAAAGACACCGACAAATCTGCCGAAGTTGTCGTCATGACAATGGCACCCGATAACGTAAGCGAGTCCATCAAAAAGGCGCTTGCCATGGGATGTGATTCAGCCGTCCACATCACAGATGCTGCTCTCGCTGGTGCCGATGCGGCTTACACAGCAGCCGTGCTCTCCGCAGCTCTGAAAGAGTTGGGACCAGATCTTGTTATTGCCGGGAATGAGTCCACCGACGGACGCGGGGGAATAGTTCCCTCCATGATCGCCGAGCATCTAGATGTTGCACACCTCGGGATGTTGGGAAACATCTCCATCACTAATGCTTCAGTTGCTGGTATTCGCTTACTAGAAGATGGCACCCAGGAAGTTCACGCTGCACTTCCTGCGGTTATCTCCGTCAACGAAAGTAACCCTGACGCTCGGTTTCCTAGCTTCAAAGGAATCATGGGCGCAAAGAAAAAGCCTGTCTCAACCAAGTCAGTTGCAGAGCTTTCTCTGAGTAAACCAAAGGGTTCGACCTCAATTCTGAGCGCTACTGCACGCCCTGCGCGCACGGCAGGCACCAAAATCACTGATGACGGCACGGCTGGTGAGCAGCTTGCTGAATTCCTTGTCTCGAACCGATTGATCTAA